The Halorhabdus sp. BNX81 genome includes a region encoding these proteins:
- the rnhA gene encoding ribonuclease HI: protein MPVIECDPAAARERLEAAGIAVESGNTDHERWRAESDGATAVAYDGKVVVQGSDPGKLTAVLTDEGGRAHVYVDGASRGNPGPAAIGWVILTGDGGIVTEGGKRIGSTTNNRAEYEALIHALEIAADYGFDSVEVRSDSELAVRQVRGEWDTNDPDLRERRVRVRELFREFDDWSIEHVPREINERADSLANEAFEDG from the coding sequence ATGCCGGTCATCGAGTGCGACCCGGCGGCCGCCCGCGAACGGCTGGAAGCCGCGGGCATCGCCGTCGAGTCGGGCAACACCGATCACGAGCGCTGGCGGGCCGAGTCCGATGGAGCGACCGCCGTCGCCTACGACGGGAAAGTCGTCGTGCAGGGCAGCGATCCCGGGAAACTGACCGCGGTCCTGACCGACGAGGGCGGGCGCGCGCACGTCTACGTCGACGGGGCCTCGCGTGGCAACCCCGGCCCGGCGGCCATCGGCTGGGTGATTCTCACCGGCGACGGCGGCATCGTCACCGAGGGGGGCAAACGCATCGGCTCGACGACCAACAACCGCGCGGAGTACGAGGCGCTGATTCACGCGCTGGAAATCGCCGCCGACTACGGCTTCGATTCCGTCGAAGTCCGCAGTGACTCCGAACTGGCCGTCCGCCAGGTTCGCGGTGAGTGGGACACCAACGATCCCGACCTCCGCGAGCGCCGCGTCCGGGTGCGGGAACTGTTTCGCGAATTCGACGACTGGTCGATCGAACACGTCCCCCGGGAGATCAACGAGCGCGCCGATTCACTCGCCAACGAGGCGTTCGAGGATGGGTAA
- a CDS encoding rnhA operon protein translates to MAEGDSTDSDTTAGDLPADVIETVERLTRHARRADEERATGLRDRRDELLADHGFEARIRSERDGDVLVCYPTEWLDDGEVVLDRIDDRSRAVERPLDPETDADWETVDADNRAVVDAVAERHGSVRAANVAAFADFMSNHHALRIADATADHVAEFRAEYFPRNAFPDDEQRAVLTESLEHAFEVVDGECPSIDREANGYDV, encoded by the coding sequence ATGGCTGAGGGAGATTCGACAGACAGCGATACGACAGCCGGTGACCTCCCGGCCGACGTGATCGAGACAGTCGAGCGACTCACCCGCCACGCGCGTCGCGCCGACGAGGAACGCGCCACGGGGCTTCGGGACCGCCGTGACGAACTGCTGGCCGACCACGGCTTCGAGGCGCGCATCCGCTCGGAACGCGACGGCGACGTGCTGGTGTGTTATCCGACGGAATGGCTCGACGACGGGGAGGTCGTGCTCGATCGGATCGACGACCGTTCGCGCGCGGTCGAGCGCCCGCTCGACCCCGAAACCGACGCGGACTGGGAGACCGTCGACGCCGACAACCGCGCTGTCGTCGACGCGGTTGCGGAACGCCACGGCTCGGTCCGCGCCGCGAACGTGGCGGCGTTCGCCGACTTCATGAGCAACCATCACGCACTGCGGATCGCCGACGCGACCGCCGATCACGTCGCCGAGTTTCGTGCGGAATACTTCCCGCGCAACGCCTTCCCCGACGACGAGCAGCGTGCGGTCCTCACGGAGTCACTCGAACACGCGTTCGAAGTCGTCGACGGCGAGTGTCCGTCGATCGACCGCGAGGCCAACGGCTATGACGTGTGA
- a CDS encoding helix-turn-helix transcriptional regulator, with translation MSEAQTEVAPPSIARELSAFQQNILVILAEEARYGLAVKRELETYYDSDVNHGRLYPNLDDLVEMELVEKSELDKRTNEYSVTEKGYEVLLEQLAWEFGKMVTEESRADDIRELLEDAA, from the coding sequence ATGTCAGAGGCACAAACCGAAGTCGCGCCTCCAAGCATTGCCCGAGAACTCAGTGCGTTCCAGCAGAACATCCTGGTCATCCTGGCCGAGGAAGCGCGCTACGGCCTCGCCGTCAAGCGCGAGCTCGAAACGTACTACGACTCCGACGTCAACCACGGCCGGCTGTACCCGAACCTCGACGACCTCGTCGAGATGGAACTCGTCGAGAAGAGCGAGCTCGACAAGCGAACTAACGAATACAGCGTCACCGAGAAGGGCTACGAAGTCCTCCTCGAACAACTGGCCTGGGAGTTCGGCAAGATGGTCACCGAGGAATCGCGCGCCGACGACATCCGAGAGCTGCTCGAAGACGCGGCCTGA
- a CDS encoding inorganic diphosphatase, producing MVNLFEALEAGPNPPEEIYAVVECLKGERNKYEYDKGLPGVVLDRVLHSNVHYPSDYGFIPQSHYDDDDPLDVLVLVEDQTFPGCVIEARPVALMQMDDDGEQDDKVIAVPTEDPRYDHIEDLDDIPQQTLDEIDEFFATYKNLEEGKEVETLGWEDAAAAKDAIEHSRELYEEKIAE from the coding sequence ATGGTAAACCTCTTCGAAGCCCTCGAAGCGGGGCCGAACCCGCCCGAGGAGATCTACGCGGTCGTAGAGTGCCTCAAAGGCGAGCGCAACAAGTACGAGTACGACAAGGGCCTGCCGGGCGTCGTGTTGGATCGCGTCCTCCACAGCAACGTCCACTACCCCAGCGACTACGGGTTCATCCCGCAGTCCCATTACGACGACGACGATCCGCTGGACGTCCTCGTGCTCGTCGAGGACCAGACGTTCCCGGGCTGTGTCATCGAGGCCCGCCCGGTCGCGCTGATGCAGATGGATGACGACGGCGAACAGGACGACAAGGTCATCGCCGTCCCCACCGAGGACCCCCGCTACGACCACATCGAGGATCTCGATGACATCCCCCAGCAGACCCTCGACGAGATCGACGAGTTCTTCGCGACCTACAAGAACTTGGAGGAAGGCAAGGAAGTCGAGACGCTGGGCTGGGAGGACGCGGCCGCCGCCAAAGACGCCATCGAGCACTCCCGCGAGCTCTACGAGGAGAAGATCGCCGAGTAA
- a CDS encoding alkaline phosphatase family protein encodes MGLFDRIRGDDDPRVAFFGIDGVPYSLIAEHDEEFEHLHALATEGAGGAIDSIVPPESSACWPSLTTGVNPGETGVYGFQDREVGSAETYVPMGRDVQATRLWDRVQSAGRDATVLNVPVTFPPQRDVQRMVSGFLSPGVEEAAYPDELRDTLEELEYRIDVNAKLGHDDDKSDFLADAHETLEKRFEAFKHYIEADDWDLFFGVFMTTDRVNHFLFKHYEEDGEYKEEFLEFYRTVDQYLGELRELLDDDVTMMVASDHGFTTLDYEVHLNEWLEQEGWLTFDTDDHEELADLDESTKAYSLIPGRFYINLEEREANGGVPEEDYEDVRADLKAKLQALEGPDGNPVADRVVTKEDAFRGDHDDIAPDLVVIPNHGFDLKAGFKGSESVFGTGPRNGMHSFDNASLLIEDDDATVSGADLYDVAPTILSLMDVEYDRTDFDGSSLV; translated from the coding sequence ATGGGTCTATTCGATCGGATACGCGGCGACGACGATCCGCGAGTCGCCTTTTTCGGCATCGATGGCGTCCCGTATAGCCTGATCGCCGAACACGACGAGGAGTTCGAGCACCTGCACGCACTCGCAACGGAGGGCGCGGGCGGGGCGATCGACAGTATCGTGCCGCCGGAATCGTCGGCCTGCTGGCCGTCGCTGACGACTGGCGTCAACCCCGGCGAAACCGGCGTCTACGGCTTCCAGGACCGGGAAGTCGGCTCTGCGGAGACGTACGTCCCGATGGGGCGTGACGTCCAGGCCACGCGGCTCTGGGATCGCGTCCAGTCGGCTGGCCGGGACGCAACGGTGCTGAACGTCCCCGTCACGTTCCCGCCACAGCGTGACGTCCAGCGGATGGTTTCGGGTTTTCTCTCCCCGGGCGTCGAGGAGGCCGCCTACCCGGATGAACTACGGGATACCCTGGAGGAGTTGGAGTACCGGATCGATGTCAACGCCAAACTCGGCCACGACGACGACAAGAGCGACTTCCTCGCGGACGCCCACGAGACCCTCGAAAAACGCTTCGAGGCGTTCAAACATTACATCGAGGCCGACGACTGGGACCTGTTTTTCGGCGTCTTCATGACGACCGACCGGGTCAACCACTTCCTGTTCAAACACTACGAGGAGGACGGCGAGTACAAGGAAGAATTCCTCGAGTTCTATCGGACGGTCGATCAGTACCTGGGTGAGCTCCGCGAGTTGCTGGATGACGACGTGACGATGATGGTCGCCAGCGATCACGGGTTTACCACACTCGATTACGAGGTTCACCTCAACGAGTGGCTGGAGCAGGAGGGATGGCTCACGTTCGACACTGACGACCACGAGGAGCTTGCTGACCTCGACGAATCGACGAAGGCGTACTCGCTGATTCCCGGTCGGTTCTACATCAACCTGGAGGAGCGAGAAGCCAACGGCGGCGTCCCCGAGGAGGATTACGAGGACGTCCGGGCCGACCTCAAAGCGAAGCTACAAGCCCTCGAGGGGCCGGACGGGAATCCGGTCGCCGACCGGGTCGTCACCAAGGAGGACGCGTTCCGGGGCGACCACGACGACATCGCGCCGGATCTGGTCGTGATCCCGAACCACGGCTTCGACCTGAAGGCCGGGTTCAAGGGGAGCGAGTCGGTCTTCGGCACCGGCCCGCGCAACGGGATGCACAGCTTCGACAACGCCAGTTTGCTGATCGAAGACGACGACGCGACCGTCTCGGGCGCTGACCTGTACGACGTCGCCCCGACGATCCTCTCGCTCATGGACGTCGAGTACGATCGTACCGACTTCGACGGGTCGAGCCTGGTCTGA
- a CDS encoding tubulin/FtsZ family protein, translating into MKVVLIGLGQAGGKLTQALATYDYEMGFDAIRAALAVNTARADLQPLEIDTMLIGQDRVKGHGVGGDNELGAEIMQSEATEVLDGLDGRITSQAEGIFVVAGLGGGTGSGGAPVLAKELKRIYDIPVYVLGVLPGRSEGSIYQANAGRSLKTVAREADATLLVDNDAWQSADESVEEGFETINRQIAQRIGLLLASGEVIDGVGESVVDSSEVINTLRPGGIAALGYASAAASEDSAENINTITSLARNALLTGTSLPNAVKAETALLVIAGEPDRISRKGVERARSWLEDETGSLEVRGGDFPLDSDRLAALVLLGGVERSKRLQAFLDRAAEAYEQAADQQAEPTADFQNDDLENLF; encoded by the coding sequence ATGAAGGTCGTCCTGATTGGTCTCGGCCAGGCCGGGGGAAAACTCACGCAGGCACTGGCTACTTACGATTACGAGATGGGATTTGACGCGATCCGGGCCGCGCTCGCGGTGAACACCGCCCGGGCGGACCTCCAACCCCTGGAGATCGACACGATGTTGATCGGCCAGGACCGGGTCAAGGGCCACGGGGTCGGCGGCGACAACGAACTCGGCGCGGAGATCATGCAGAGCGAGGCCACGGAAGTCCTCGACGGTCTCGACGGCCGGATCACCTCCCAGGCGGAGGGTATCTTCGTCGTCGCCGGACTGGGCGGGGGTACCGGGAGCGGCGGCGCACCCGTCCTGGCGAAGGAACTCAAGCGGATCTACGACATCCCCGTCTACGTCCTCGGCGTGCTGCCCGGCCGCAGCGAGGGGTCGATCTACCAGGCCAACGCCGGTCGGTCGCTGAAGACCGTCGCTCGCGAGGCCGACGCGACGCTTTTGGTCGACAACGACGCCTGGCAGAGCGCCGACGAGAGCGTCGAGGAAGGCTTCGAGACGATCAACCGCCAGATCGCCCAGCGCATCGGCTTGCTGCTCGCTTCCGGTGAAGTCATCGACGGGGTCGGCGAGAGCGTCGTCGACTCCAGCGAAGTCATCAATACGCTCCGGCCGGGCGGCATCGCGGCACTCGGCTACGCGAGCGCCGCGGCCAGCGAGGACAGCGCCGAAAACATCAACACGATCACGAGCCTGGCCCGCAACGCCCTCCTGACCGGAACCAGCCTCCCGAACGCCGTCAAGGCCGAGACAGCACTGCTCGTGATCGCGGGCGAACCGGATCGCATTTCCCGGAAGGGCGTCGAGCGCGCCCGAAGCTGGCTCGAAGACGAGACCGGCAGCCTCGAAGTTCGCGGCGGTGACTTCCCGCTCGATAGCGACCGGCTCGCCGCGCTGGTGTTGCTCGGGGGCGTCGAGCGCTCGAAACGGCTCCAGGCGTTTCTCGACCGGGCCGCCGAAGCCTACGAACAGGCCGCCGACCAACAGGCCGAGCCGACAGCGGACTTCCAGAACGACGATCTCGAAAACCTCTTTTAA